The following coding sequences are from one Bradyrhizobium sp. WSM471 window:
- the typA gene encoding translational GTPase TypA, translating to MNLRNIAIIAHVDHGKTTLVDRLLQQSGTYRENQKVTERAMDSNDLERERGITILAKAASVQWKDTRINIVDTPGHADFGGEVERILNMVDGALVLVDAAEGPLPQTKFVVSKALKVGLKPIVVINKVDRPDARATEVINEVFDLFAALDASEEQLDFPILYGSAKQGWMAESPDGSHEAGMQPLFDLIVRHVAPPTVEEGPFRMIGTILEANPYLGRIITGRISSGSIKPNQAVKVLGADGKTIETGRITKILAFRGIERTPLDEAEAGDIVAIAGLTKGTVADTFCDPSVDTPLVAQPIDPPTVSMSFIVNNSPLAGTEGDKVTSRMIRDRLLRESEGNVALRVVEASDKDAMEVSGRGELQLAILIETMRREGFELSVSRPRVVLQKDEATGATLEPIEEVVIDVDEEHSGVVVQKMSERKSELIEMKPSGGNRLRLVFYAPTRGLIGYQGELLTDTRGTAIMNRLFHGYAPYKGEIQGRRNGVLISNDQGEAVAYAMFKLEDRGPMMIEPGWKVYKGMIVGEHTRDNDLEINVLKGKQLTNIRTTSKDEAVRLTPPIRMTLEKALAYIEDDELVEITPKSIRLRKRHLDPNERKRAEKSKEAVA from the coding sequence ATGAACCTTCGCAACATCGCCATCATCGCCCACGTCGACCACGGCAAGACGACCCTGGTCGACCGCCTCCTCCAGCAATCCGGCACCTATCGCGAGAACCAGAAGGTGACCGAGCGCGCCATGGACTCCAACGATCTGGAGCGCGAGCGCGGCATCACCATCCTGGCCAAGGCGGCCTCGGTGCAGTGGAAGGACACCCGCATCAACATCGTCGACACCCCCGGCCACGCCGATTTCGGCGGTGAGGTCGAGCGCATTCTGAACATGGTGGACGGCGCGCTGGTGCTGGTCGACGCCGCCGAAGGTCCGTTGCCCCAGACCAAATTCGTGGTCTCCAAGGCGCTCAAGGTCGGTTTGAAGCCGATCGTCGTGATCAACAAGGTTGACCGTCCCGACGCGCGGGCGACCGAAGTCATCAACGAGGTGTTCGACCTGTTCGCGGCGCTCGATGCCAGCGAGGAGCAGCTCGACTTCCCGATCCTCTACGGGTCGGCCAAGCAGGGCTGGATGGCCGAGAGCCCGGACGGGTCGCACGAGGCCGGCATGCAGCCGCTGTTCGACCTGATCGTGCGCCATGTCGCGCCGCCGACCGTCGAGGAAGGCCCGTTCCGGATGATCGGCACCATTCTGGAAGCCAACCCCTACCTCGGCCGCATCATCACCGGCCGCATCTCTTCCGGTTCGATCAAGCCGAACCAGGCCGTGAAGGTGCTGGGCGCCGACGGCAAGACCATCGAGACCGGCCGCATCACCAAGATCCTCGCCTTCCGCGGCATCGAGCGCACCCCGCTCGACGAAGCCGAGGCAGGCGATATCGTCGCGATCGCCGGCCTGACCAAGGGCACCGTCGCCGACACCTTCTGCGATCCCTCGGTCGACACCCCGCTCGTAGCGCAGCCGATCGACCCGCCGACCGTGTCGATGTCCTTCATCGTCAACAACTCGCCGCTCGCGGGCACCGAAGGCGACAAGGTGACCAGCCGGATGATCCGCGATCGCCTGCTGCGCGAGTCCGAAGGCAACGTCGCGCTGCGGGTCGTCGAAGCCTCGGACAAGGACGCGATGGAAGTCTCGGGCCGCGGCGAATTGCAGCTCGCGATCCTGATCGAGACCATGCGCCGCGAAGGCTTCGAGCTTTCGGTGTCGCGTCCGCGCGTCGTGCTGCAGAAGGACGAGGCCACCGGCGCCACCCTGGAGCCGATCGAGGAAGTCGTCATCGACGTCGACGAGGAGCATTCCGGCGTCGTCGTGCAGAAGATGAGCGAGCGCAAATCCGAGCTGATCGAGATGAAGCCGTCCGGCGGCAACCGTTTGCGGCTGGTGTTCTACGCGCCGACCCGCGGCCTGATCGGCTACCAGGGCGAACTGCTCACCGACACCCGCGGCACCGCGATCATGAACCGTCTGTTCCACGGCTACGCGCCGTACAAGGGCGAGATCCAGGGCCGCCGCAATGGCGTGCTGATCTCCAACGACCAAGGCGAAGCCGTGGCTTACGCCATGTTCAAGCTGGAAGACCGCGGCCCGATGATGATCGAGCCGGGCTGGAAGGTCTACAAGGGCATGATCGTCGGCGAGCATACCCGCGACAACGACCTCGAGATCAACGTGCTCAAGGGCAAGCAGCTCACCAACATCCGAACCACGTCGAAGGATGAAGCGGTGCGCCTGACCCCGCCGATCCGCATGACCCTGGAAAAGGCGCTGGCCTATATCGAGGACGACGAGTTGGTCGAGATCACGCCGAAGTCGATCCGCCTCCGCAAGCGGCACCTCGACCCCAACGAGCGCAAGCGCGCGGAGAAGTCCAAGGAAGCGGTGGCTTAA